The Haliaeetus albicilla chromosome 19, bHalAlb1.1, whole genome shotgun sequence genome has a segment encoding these proteins:
- the PMM1 gene encoding phosphomannomutase 1, whose product MAVPACHAASVRPLLGEGGAAAIASSAQSRLPLAEAGLVAGMAAAAARGRVLCLFDVDGTLTPARQKIEPEVDAFLRELRERVHIGVVGGSDYAKIAEQLGDGDEVIDKFDYVFAENGTVQYKNGQLVSKQAIQDHLGEELLQDLINFCLNYMALLKLPKKRGTFIEFRNGMLNISPIGRSCTPEERIEFSELDKKERIREKFVAALQREFAGKGLRFSRGGMISFDVFPEGWDKRYCLNVLDDERFDAIHFFGNETTPGGNDYEIYDDPRTVGHSVQSPQDTVQRCREIFFPERANEC is encoded by the exons ATGGCCGTGCCGGCCTGCCATGCCGCATCCGTGCGGCCGCTGCTCGGGGAGGGCGGCGCGGCCGCCATCGCCTCCTCGGCACAGTCCCGCCTCCCGCTCGCAGAGGCCGGGTTGGTGGCGGGGATGGCGGCAGCGGCGGCACGGGGTCGGGTGCTGTGCCTCTTCGATGTGGACGGGACCCTGACGCCAGCGAGGCAG AAAATCGAGCCAGAGGTGGACGCGTTCCTGCGAGAGCTGCGTGAGAGGGTGCACATCGGCGTGGTGGGTGGCTCCGACTACGCCAAGATAGCCGAGCAGCTGGGGGACGGGGACGAAG TCATCGATAAGTTTGACTACGTCTTCGCAGAGAACGGCACAGTGCAATACAAGAACGGGCAGCTGGTCTCCAAGCAG GCCATTCAGGACCACTTGggggaagagctgctgcaggatCTCATCAACTTCTGTCTCAACTACATGGCGCTGCTGAAGCTGCCCAAGAAACG AGGAACCTTCATTGAGTTTCGCAACGGGATGCTGAACATCTCCCCCATCGGACGGAGCTGCACCCCAGAGGAGCGAATCGAGTTCTCTGAGCTGGACAAG aaagaGCGGATCCGGGAGAAGTTTGTGGCAGCCTTGCAGAGGGAGTTTGCTGGCAAAGGCCTGCGTTTCTCTCGAG GTGGCATGATCAGCTTTGATGTCTTCCCGGAAGGCTGGGACAAGCGCTACTGCCTCAACGTGCTCGATGACGAGAGATTTGACGCCATCCACTTCTTTGGAAACGAGACGACCCCT GGAGGGAACGATTATGAAATCTATGACGATCCCCGCACGGTGGGACACAGCGTCCAGTCGCCCCAGGACACGGTCCAGCGATGCCGTGAAATCTTCTTTCCAGAGAGAGCAAACGAATGCTGA